The Dethiosulfovibrio peptidovorans DSM 11002 genome has a window encoding:
- a CDS encoding nitroreductase family protein produces the protein MEMDNKVVEAILARRSIRSYEDRPVEDDKVDLLVRCAAAAPSAGNGRPTHFVVIKDRGTLEDLSKVHPYGAMLAKAPLAVAICADTEKTDLSRRYWEQDCAAAMENLLIGARALGLGAVWLGVCHLSDGGTRIQEILGVPGNVPVMGLASVGYPAESKRPHSGDPGDRLHLERW, from the coding sequence ATGGAGATGGACAACAAGGTAGTGGAGGCCATTCTTGCAAGGAGAAGCATCAGGAGCTACGAGGACAGACCCGTAGAGGATGACAAGGTAGACCTCCTGGTTCGCTGTGCCGCCGCGGCTCCCAGTGCCGGAAACGGCAGGCCGACCCATTTCGTAGTTATAAAGGACAGAGGAACACTGGAGGATCTGTCGAAAGTTCACCCCTACGGAGCCATGCTGGCCAAGGCTCCTCTGGCCGTGGCGATCTGTGCCGATACGGAGAAGACCGATCTGTCCCGTCGCTACTGGGAGCAGGACTGTGCCGCTGCCATGGAGAACCTGTTGATAGGCGCTCGGGCCCTGGGGCTTGGAGCGGTGTGGCTGGGGGTATGTCATCTTTCCGACGGAGGGACCCGAATCCAGGAGATTCTGGGAGTTCCGGGCAACGTGCCGGTAATGGGACTGGCCTCCGTGGGTTATCCCGCCGAGAGCAAGAGGCCCCATAGCGGCGATCCGGGAGACAGGCTTCACCTGGAACGGTGGTAG
- a CDS encoding uracil-DNA glycosylase: MSWSKLREAVGTCRGCSLWETRNNAVFGEGPEDSPVLLVGEAPGAEEDSTGRPFVGRSGRFLSDLMAEAGLRREDLFISNIVHCRPPGNRNPKKGEIRACLQWLEDIVGLLRPQVVVTVGNVPSQTIIDTKEGISTLRGRFHHGRLGGMDLTIRPIFHPAYLLRNRSREEGSPVSSTLEDLRTLVDFVRNTS; the protein is encoded by the coding sequence TTGAGCTGGTCGAAGCTGAGGGAGGCCGTAGGGACATGCCGTGGATGTTCCCTTTGGGAGACCAGGAACAACGCGGTCTTCGGAGAGGGCCCGGAGGATAGCCCTGTTCTGTTGGTGGGAGAGGCGCCAGGGGCGGAGGAGGACTCTACGGGGCGACCTTTCGTGGGCCGTTCCGGCCGTTTTCTCTCCGATCTCATGGCCGAGGCGGGGCTTAGACGGGAGGATCTGTTCATATCCAACATCGTCCACTGTCGTCCTCCTGGAAACAGGAATCCCAAAAAAGGGGAGATCAGGGCCTGTCTCCAGTGGCTGGAGGATATCGTAGGCCTTCTCCGGCCGCAGGTGGTGGTGACCGTGGGGAATGTCCCCTCCCAGACGATCATTGACACAAAAGAAGGAATTTCGACCCTGAGAGGTCGCTTTCACCATGGCAGATTGGGCGGTATGGATCTGACAATCAGGCCCATATTCCACCCCGCCTATCTGTTGCGCAATCGTTCCAGAGAGGAAGGGAGTCCGGTCAGCTCCACTCTGGAGGATCTGAGGACTCTCGTCGATTTCGTGAGAAACACAAGTTGA
- a CDS encoding DMT family transporter, whose translation MDRLGFVLILGSALTNAAGSSMMKVGFGRRGDLMDGGALRALFQIVSNPWAIVGVLLFGVSFIFMSAALSRVDLSVAYPLMSAMVYVLVLAVSVFWFGESMGLSKLLGIGAILFGVAALSVGG comes from the coding sequence ATGGATAGACTCGGTTTTGTATTGATACTCGGCTCGGCCTTAACCAACGCCGCCGGTAGCTCTATGATGAAGGTGGGGTTCGGCCGAAGAGGGGATCTGATGGACGGTGGGGCCTTGAGGGCCTTGTTTCAGATAGTCTCTAACCCTTGGGCGATAGTGGGAGTGTTGCTTTTCGGGGTCTCCTTTATCTTCATGAGCGCCGCTCTTTCAAGGGTGGACCTGTCTGTGGCATACCCTCTGATGTCCGCCATGGTCTACGTTTTGGTTCTGGCCGTGTCGGTGTTTTGGTTCGGCGAGTCGATGGGCCTGTCGAAGCTTTTGGGTATAGGGGCCATCCTTTTCGGGGTGGCTGCTCTTTCGGTAGGTGGTTGA
- a CDS encoding glycosyltransferase family 39 protein — MFKSDVRNGILLFMLSGVMFFSLLGGHGLLEPDEGRYSEIPREMIESGDYVTPRLNGVLYFEKPVLHYWLTASAFSVFGQNEFASRFWPALLGILGVLSTYAMGSTLYGKKCGLLAGTILSSSLLYYATAQINLTDMPLSVFVTLAMTGFVLALRGNRRWLILFYLAMGAAVLTKGLVGIVLPCGAILMYILWTRRWSTVTYSLYLPGIALFLAVTVPWFKAVCDANPDFFHFFFIQEHFLRYTTRLHHRYEPFWYFIPILILATVPWTGFLVPSRKKSMEENGQTALMICWFAFVFLFFSASSSKLVPYMVPALPPLAILISARAISWTNEGNLRSLKTALAWTSTITIPLGTALVAYPFLQDDLPRDIMVGQLVHKGIILLLGTVAAWIFASRKNLEKTVICLAVTGVIWTGSFKTGFSLYDRINSARDLAMLIKPHIEEGDVMAQYGQYLQGITFYLERRNVLVDYEGELAFGASRERDPRWFIDLPQLTRLWKGDDRVFLIAKKESYDGTLKDRLEPIYVLGTDCEGDNVVISNRKTEEAPR, encoded by the coding sequence ATGTTCAAATCTGACGTGAGAAACGGAATACTCCTTTTCATGCTTTCCGGGGTCATGTTCTTTTCTCTTCTGGGAGGACACGGCCTGCTGGAACCCGACGAGGGGCGCTACAGCGAGATCCCCAGAGAGATGATCGAGTCGGGAGACTACGTCACACCCAGGCTCAACGGAGTGCTATATTTCGAGAAGCCGGTGCTACATTACTGGCTGACGGCATCGGCCTTCTCCGTTTTCGGCCAAAACGAGTTCGCCTCTCGGTTCTGGCCTGCCCTGCTCGGGATTCTGGGGGTCCTCTCGACCTACGCTATGGGGTCGACGCTCTACGGCAAAAAATGCGGATTACTGGCAGGGACGATTCTGTCCTCCTCGCTGCTTTACTACGCCACAGCTCAGATCAACCTGACCGACATGCCCCTCAGCGTCTTCGTGACCCTTGCCATGACCGGGTTCGTACTCGCCCTTCGAGGGAACAGACGATGGTTGATACTGTTCTATCTGGCCATGGGGGCAGCGGTGCTGACGAAAGGGCTCGTAGGCATAGTCCTTCCCTGCGGTGCCATACTCATGTACATACTGTGGACCAGAAGATGGTCCACAGTAACCTATTCTCTGTACCTTCCAGGCATCGCTCTCTTTCTGGCGGTAACCGTTCCGTGGTTCAAGGCGGTCTGCGACGCAAATCCCGATTTCTTTCATTTTTTCTTTATACAGGAGCATTTCCTGAGATACACGACCAGGCTTCACCACAGATACGAGCCTTTCTGGTACTTCATCCCCATACTGATATTGGCGACCGTGCCATGGACGGGCTTCCTGGTGCCCTCGAGAAAAAAATCGATGGAAGAAAACGGCCAGACAGCTCTGATGATCTGCTGGTTCGCCTTCGTGTTCCTCTTTTTCTCAGCCTCTAGCTCCAAATTGGTGCCCTACATGGTGCCGGCCCTTCCGCCTCTGGCCATACTGATAAGCGCCAGAGCGATCTCGTGGACGAATGAGGGGAATCTGAGATCTCTAAAGACCGCCCTGGCCTGGACCTCCACGATAACGATCCCTCTTGGAACAGCCTTGGTAGCCTATCCCTTTCTCCAGGACGACCTTCCCCGTGATATCATGGTTGGTCAACTGGTCCACAAAGGGATAATATTGCTTTTGGGTACCGTTGCCGCCTGGATCTTCGCTTCCAGAAAAAACCTGGAGAAGACCGTTATATGCCTCGCCGTCACAGGGGTAATATGGACAGGGTCCTTCAAGACGGGATTCTCCCTGTACGACCGGATAAACTCGGCCAGGGACCTGGCTATGCTGATAAAGCCCCATATCGAGGAAGGAGACGTAATGGCGCAGTACGGCCAATACCTCCAGGGCATAACCTTCTACCTCGAGAGGAGAAACGTGTTGGTCGACTACGAGGGAGAACTGGCTTTCGGGGCATCCAGGGAAAGAGATCCCCGATGGTTCATCGACCTTCCCCAGTTGACCCGGCTCTGGAAAGGCGACGACAGGGTTTTTCTGATCGCTAAAAAAGAGAGCTACGACGGCACCCTGAAGGACAGGCTAGAACCGATCTACGTCCTGGGAACCGACTGTGAGGGCGACAACGTCGTTATATCCAACAGAAAGACAGAGGAGGCACCAAGATGA
- a CDS encoding DegT/DnrJ/EryC1/StrS family aminotransferase — protein MRDSFLPFARPDVDEASIEDVCDSIRSGWLTTGPKTVEFEREFAEKVEATHAMAVSSATSGLHLAFLALGIGPGDEVITTPMTFVATVNAAIWTGAKPVLADIDSKTLNVRPELMEKLVNERTKALIPVHFAGRPCDMDPIEDLASRHGLAVVEDAAHGLGAFYRGRPIGSDRGSRRCSVFSFHPTKNITTGEGGMVCTSDEDLAERISVLRQHGMSKGAWNRYAAKGTPHYDVLFPGYKANMMDIQAAIGRGQLRRLDQFNRRRREIVAKYMIELSDQPGLILPQPQSDDTLHSWHIFTPFVDVDVLDIDRDGFMAAMRELNIGTALHYQALHLFSHYRDNYGWERGDFPEAEYVSDRIVSLPLFPAMSNSDVDDVIKGVRFVLRSHLR, from the coding sequence ATGAGAGATTCCTTTCTTCCCTTCGCCCGTCCCGACGTGGACGAGGCATCTATAGAGGACGTATGCGACTCCATAAGATCCGGATGGCTGACCACCGGACCGAAGACTGTAGAATTCGAGAGGGAGTTCGCCGAGAAGGTAGAGGCCACCCACGCCATGGCGGTGAGCTCCGCCACGTCGGGGCTGCATCTGGCATTTCTGGCCTTAGGGATCGGACCGGGAGACGAGGTGATAACCACTCCCATGACCTTCGTGGCAACGGTCAACGCCGCCATATGGACCGGAGCTAAACCGGTACTGGCTGACATAGACTCGAAGACCCTGAACGTGAGGCCCGAGCTCATGGAAAAGCTCGTCAACGAGAGGACCAAGGCCCTGATCCCGGTCCACTTCGCCGGACGCCCCTGCGACATGGATCCCATAGAGGACCTGGCTTCCAGACACGGTCTGGCGGTGGTGGAGGACGCGGCCCACGGCCTGGGAGCTTTCTACAGAGGACGCCCGATAGGGTCGGACAGAGGGTCCAGACGATGCTCGGTGTTCAGCTTTCACCCTACGAAAAACATCACCACCGGAGAGGGCGGTATGGTATGCACCTCCGACGAGGACCTGGCTGAGAGGATATCGGTCCTGAGACAGCACGGAATGAGCAAGGGAGCCTGGAACCGCTACGCCGCAAAGGGGACCCCTCACTACGACGTCCTGTTCCCGGGATACAAGGCCAACATGATGGACATACAGGCGGCCATAGGCAGAGGACAGCTCCGTCGTCTCGACCAATTCAACCGCCGAAGACGTGAGATAGTCGCCAAGTACATGATCGAGCTATCGGACCAACCAGGGTTGATACTGCCCCAGCCTCAATCGGACGACACCCTCCACAGCTGGCACATATTCACCCCCTTCGTGGACGTGGACGTACTCGACATAGACAGGGACGGCTTCATGGCGGCCATGAGGGAGCTCAATATCGGCACGGCCCTGCACTACCAGGCCTTGCATCTGTTCTCTCACTACAGGGACAATTACGGATGGGAGAGGGGCGACTTCCCAGAGGCGGAATACGTCTCGGATAGAATAGTATCCCTCCCTCTGTTTCCTGCCATGAGCAATTCCGACGTGGACGACGTCATAAAAGGGGTTCGATTCGTTCTGAGGTCCCATCTAAGATGA
- a CDS encoding glycosyltransferase, which yields MTPELSIVVPVYNEEESLPELFRRVLPVLDGLSRSYELILVDDGSRDRSLALSLKFREKREDRVKVVELNGNFGQHMAIIAGFSISRGRMVITMDADLQNPPEEIPRIVAAMERGHDMVGTIRKFRQDPLFRKAASKMVNTVTNRITGLRLHDYGCMLRGYDRRIVDLILLCRETTTFIPALGQKFAVNPVEITVRHSERAKGESKYGLFRLIRLNFDLMTGFSIAPLQAVTVTGMTVAAMSLLFTAFLILRRIIVGPEAEGLFTLMAINFFLMGVTMISVGIGGEYIGRVYQEVRQRPRYVVRQVYQEEEEL from the coding sequence ATGACCCCGGAGCTATCGATCGTCGTTCCCGTCTACAACGAAGAGGAATCCCTGCCGGAGCTGTTCAGGCGAGTCCTTCCGGTCCTGGATGGCTTGTCCAGATCCTACGAGCTGATACTGGTTGACGACGGCAGCAGGGACAGATCCCTTGCTCTATCCCTTAAGTTCAGGGAAAAAAGGGAGGATCGGGTCAAGGTGGTGGAGTTGAACGGCAACTTCGGCCAGCACATGGCCATAATAGCCGGGTTCTCCATCTCCAGAGGAAGGATGGTGATAACCATGGATGCCGACCTGCAGAATCCCCCTGAAGAGATACCCCGTATAGTGGCTGCCATGGAAAGAGGACACGACATGGTAGGCACTATAAGGAAATTTAGACAGGATCCCCTGTTTCGCAAGGCCGCCTCGAAAATGGTAAACACCGTGACCAACAGGATCACCGGCCTCAGGCTTCACGACTACGGATGTATGTTGAGAGGCTACGATAGGCGTATCGTAGACCTCATATTGCTATGCCGGGAGACCACGACCTTCATACCGGCTCTGGGACAGAAGTTCGCCGTAAACCCGGTGGAGATAACGGTCAGACACTCGGAGAGAGCAAAAGGGGAATCCAAATACGGCCTGTTCAGGCTGATAAGGCTCAACTTCGACCTGATGACGGGCTTCTCCATCGCTCCCCTCCAGGCCGTGACGGTTACCGGCATGACCGTAGCGGCGATGAGCCTCCTCTTCACCGCCTTCCTGATCCTCAGAAGGATAATCGTAGGTCCCGAGGCGGAGGGACTCTTCACCCTGATGGCGATAAACTTCTTTCTGATGGGGGTGACCATGATCTCCGTAGGCATAGGAGGAGAATACATAGGCCGAGTCTACCAAGAGGTAAGACAGAGACCTCGCTACGTCGTCAGACAGGTCTATCAGGAGGAGGAAGAACTATGA
- a CDS encoding formyltransferase — protein sequence MSKPAIVVFAYNEVGYRCLETLFDMEANVVAVVTYTDDPDEEIWFRSVAELARSRGIEPLLDLDLKDQQNVKTIKKLKPKLIFSFYYRDVIPEKILKIAKLGAYNMHGSLLPRYRGRACVNWAILNGEKETGATLHRMTSKVDRGEVIDQEVVRIEETDGAKEVFLKVCDAAAEIVARTLPELESGRVVGAAQDETMATEFGGRRPEDGIIRWSNDSRRIYNLIRAVTHPYPGAYTDYRGKKLFIWWGKPQEGTSLGKPGEVLSLDPLTVATGRGNLRVLRAQLDGEIEMDGPDFARKNLNVGTLLGQD from the coding sequence ATGAGTAAACCGGCTATAGTGGTCTTCGCCTATAACGAGGTGGGATACCGCTGCCTGGAAACCCTGTTCGACATGGAAGCCAACGTGGTGGCGGTAGTTACCTACACCGACGACCCCGACGAGGAAATATGGTTCCGATCGGTGGCCGAACTGGCCAGGAGCAGAGGTATAGAGCCCTTGCTCGACCTGGACCTGAAGGACCAGCAGAACGTAAAGACGATAAAGAAACTCAAGCCCAAGCTGATCTTCTCCTTTTACTACCGCGACGTCATACCGGAGAAGATCCTCAAGATCGCAAAGCTGGGAGCCTACAACATGCACGGATCACTGCTGCCCCGCTACAGAGGAAGGGCCTGCGTCAACTGGGCCATACTGAACGGGGAGAAAGAGACTGGAGCGACGCTCCACCGCATGACCTCTAAGGTAGACAGAGGCGAGGTAATAGACCAGGAAGTCGTCAGGATCGAGGAAACCGATGGGGCCAAAGAGGTCTTCCTGAAGGTATGCGACGCGGCGGCGGAGATAGTGGCAAGGACCCTTCCTGAACTGGAGTCGGGCAGGGTCGTCGGAGCCGCTCAGGACGAGACCATGGCCACCGAGTTCGGAGGCAGGAGACCAGAGGACGGAATAATACGCTGGTCCAACGACAGCCGAAGGATATACAACCTCATAAGGGCCGTGACCCATCCCTACCCCGGAGCCTACACCGACTACAGAGGCAAAAAGCTCTTCATCTGGTGGGGAAAACCCCAGGAAGGGACCTCACTGGGGAAACCCGGCGAGGTGCTGTCGCTGGACCCCCTAACCGTGGCGACCGGACGGGGAAACCTCAGGGTACTGAGGGCCCAGCTGGATGGAGAGATCGAGATGGACGGACCGGACTTCGCCCGGAAAAACCTGAACGTAGGGACCCTGCTGGGACAGGACTAA
- a CDS encoding bifunctional UDP-4-keto-pentose/UDP-xylose synthase, which translates to MNVFLLGANGFIGSHLIDRILEKTDWTVTAFDLRDDNLRGSDNPRLSIKLGDLYEEDRWIEDEIARSDVVIPLAGIAKPAYYITNPLMTFELDFEQNLKIVRMCAEHGIRIIFPSTSEVYGMSTGDWLMEDESLLIQGPIKNSRWIYSCSKQMMDRVIAAYGQEKGLPYTLFRPFNWIGPRLDTFRDAENRKARSITQMIYDVSVGRPITLVDGGRQRRSFTYVTDGVDALIAIIADVKKSADGEIFNIGNPDSNHSIKGLAVAVVDAMKDFPKFAEAASKATFVEKDSTEYYGRGYEDVQDRKPSISKAEELLDWHPQVDFHEAVRRTVAFYADRP; encoded by the coding sequence ATGAACGTATTCTTGTTAGGAGCAAACGGCTTCATAGGATCCCATCTGATAGATAGGATACTGGAAAAGACCGACTGGACAGTGACGGCCTTTGACCTGAGAGACGACAACCTGAGAGGCTCGGACAACCCCAGGCTATCGATCAAACTGGGGGATCTCTACGAGGAGGATCGCTGGATAGAGGACGAGATAGCCCGCAGCGACGTGGTTATCCCTCTGGCCGGGATAGCCAAACCGGCCTATTACATAACCAACCCCCTTATGACCTTCGAACTGGACTTCGAACAGAACCTCAAGATAGTCCGGATGTGCGCCGAACACGGAATAAGGATTATCTTCCCCTCCACATCTGAGGTGTACGGCATGAGCACCGGAGACTGGCTTATGGAGGACGAGAGCCTGCTTATCCAGGGGCCGATAAAGAACAGCAGATGGATATACAGCTGCAGCAAACAGATGATGGACAGGGTCATAGCCGCCTACGGTCAGGAAAAGGGACTTCCCTACACCCTGTTCAGGCCCTTCAACTGGATAGGCCCCAGACTGGATACCTTCAGGGACGCAGAAAATAGAAAGGCCCGTTCCATAACCCAGATGATCTACGACGTCTCGGTCGGGCGACCGATAACGCTGGTCGACGGAGGAAGGCAGAGGCGAAGCTTTACCTACGTCACAGACGGGGTGGACGCCCTTATAGCCATAATAGCCGACGTAAAAAAGAGCGCCGACGGCGAGATCTTCAACATAGGAAATCCCGACAGCAACCACTCCATAAAGGGGCTGGCGGTTGCGGTGGTGGATGCGATGAAGGACTTCCCAAAATTTGCCGAGGCCGCTTCCAAGGCTACCTTCGTGGAGAAGGACTCGACCGAGTATTACGGCAGAGGCTACGAGGACGTACAGGACAGAAAACCGTCCATATCCAAGGCGGAGGAGCTGCTGGACTGGCACCCCCAGGTCGACTTCCACGAGGCGGTCAGAAGGACCGTGGCCTTCTATGCGGATCGCCCTTAA
- a CDS encoding 4-deoxy-4-formamido-L-arabinose-phosphoundecaprenol deformylase → MRIALKVDVDTLRGYLEGVPRLLRLMDRRGIRGSFFFSFGPDNSGKAVRRIFRKGFISKMVRTNAPGTYGLKTMMYGTLLPAPMIVPSDPSILKEVAKSGQDTGIHSWDHVKWQDRLDHLSESEIESLLRKAGNMYRKVLGTPSLCCAAPAWKTNLASLSVQDRMGLLYASDSRGKTPFLPSLRGRVFRTPQIPTTLPTMDEILGRDGCTADNVNDIYMSLLTEGLNVHTVHAEMEGMSMLSKLDEFVKRAKSDGTEFVTLKEEAEKLNKEELPICEMNQGEIPGRAGAVSLQGREVDNLEDRGRSGRT, encoded by the coding sequence ATGCGGATCGCCCTTAAAGTCGACGTCGACACACTGAGGGGATACCTCGAGGGAGTTCCCCGTCTGCTGAGACTGATGGACCGAAGGGGAATAAGGGGATCGTTCTTCTTCTCCTTCGGACCGGACAACTCGGGCAAGGCGGTACGACGGATATTCAGAAAGGGATTCATATCCAAGATGGTCCGAACCAATGCGCCTGGGACCTACGGCCTCAAGACCATGATGTACGGAACTCTGCTTCCGGCGCCCATGATAGTTCCCTCCGACCCCTCGATACTTAAAGAGGTCGCAAAGAGCGGCCAGGATACGGGGATACACTCCTGGGATCACGTGAAGTGGCAGGACCGTCTGGACCACCTGTCGGAATCGGAGATAGAGTCTCTTCTTCGAAAAGCCGGGAATATGTACCGAAAGGTTCTAGGGACGCCGTCTCTCTGCTGCGCCGCTCCGGCCTGGAAGACCAATCTCGCCAGCCTTTCCGTGCAGGACCGGATGGGACTTCTCTATGCCAGCGACTCCAGAGGGAAAACTCCCTTTCTTCCGTCTCTGAGGGGGAGGGTTTTCAGAACTCCTCAGATACCCACGACCCTCCCCACCATGGACGAGATACTCGGAAGGGACGGCTGCACTGCCGACAACGTCAACGACATCTACATGTCGCTTTTGACGGAGGGGCTGAACGTACACACGGTCCACGCGGAGATGGAGGGCATGTCTATGCTTTCCAAGCTGGACGAATTCGTGAAAAGGGCGAAATCCGACGGCACCGAGTTCGTTACCCTCAAGGAGGAGGCGGAGAAACTGAATAAAGAGGAACTTCCGATCTGCGAGATGAACCAAGGAGAGATCCCCGGCAGAGCCGGAGCGGTCTCGCTACAGGGGAGGGAGGTAGATAACCTTGAGGATAGGGGTCGATCTGGGAGGACATAA